GTACTGCAGTTTCTGGAAACCAAAAACATTTGCAATGATGTTTGAGGGGATGGTATCAGTCATGGTGTTGTACTGCTGGGCGATGTTATTGTAGGTATACCGCTGCCGTCCGATCTCATCTTCGATGTTCCGGACGGAACCCATCAGGTTCTGCACCGTCTGCGATGTCTTGAGATCAGGATAGTTCTCGGCGACGGCGATGAGCCGGCCAAGGATAGACCGGGACTCCTGCTCCACCTCGTTAAGATCTCCCGGGCCTGCGGCCGCAACGCCGCTCCGCATCGCCGTAACCTTCGTGAGTGTCTCTTTCTCAAAAGCGGCGTAGCTCTTCACCGCCCCGAGGAGCTGCTCTATCATGTCGAGCCGCTTCTTCATCGCGACCTTGACCTGCCCGAGAGTCGCCTCTGCGGAGTTCTTAAGCGAGAAGAAACGATTATAGATGCCCACAAACGACGCGGCGATGATGATGACGATCAACACCACGACGATGAGAATGATCAGGGACAGAAAGTCAACCAAAGATCTTCACCGTACCAGTATGTGCTCTTGACCGTATTTAAGGGGTCACCCTGCCGCAGTGATATCAGAGTCGGGAAAAAAGGGCAATTCAGGGATTAAAGGCGCATTCCCTGTGGC
This sequence is a window from Methanoculleus taiwanensis. Protein-coding genes within it:
- a CDS encoding LemA family protein, yielding MVDFLSLIILIVVVLIVIIIAASFVGIYNRFFSLKNSAEATLGQVKVAMKKRLDMIEQLLGAVKSYAAFEKETLTKVTAMRSGVAAAGPGDLNEVEQESRSILGRLIAVAENYPDLKTSQTVQNLMGSVRNIEDEIGRQRYTYNNIAQQYNTMTDTIPSNIIANVFGFQKLQYLEFEEEIRRPPKIEF